The sequence CTATTTCTTTTCCaagcccggcccgcttattcgtgccggccCGGACCCGTATAGAACCGGATCGTGCCGgactcggaccgggcccaaacaaCGGGCTCGCGGACCTCGTGATTATTGAACATCTATAATCAATAGTATATAGCACGGCGCCGTCCCATCTCTGACCTTAGCATTTCCCGAGAGCAGGGTAGGGTAGCCACATCCACGCAAGCTATAAACAATGCTATGCAAAGTTTATTTGAGTGCTTTAACAGTATAGCCATTGTCTATTAGCATCACATATTCACATGCCATTGTCTATTAGCTCTCACATAGCTAGCTAGCCCTCCTTGGCTCCTTGCCTTGCCCAGGCACAGCCAAGCGGCCGGGAGAGGAGATCGAGCAGTCATATCGATCTGATGGGGGGAGAGCAGCAGCTCGCTCCGGCGGCGGCCCGCGTCACCCCGCGTCGGCCGATGATGTCCTTCCGGGTGCCGCGGAGACTGGTGGCCAGCAGAGCGGCGGGTGGAGCGTCGCCGTCGCCGCCGGTGCCGGCGGGgctaaagaaaaagaagaagaaggtggCGGTGGCGAGGCTCGGTGGGAAGAGGAGGCTCTTCGGCGCGATCCGGCGGCTCCGGATGCGGTGGCTGGCCGTGCT is a genomic window of Zea mays cultivar B73 chromosome 5, Zm-B73-REFERENCE-NAM-5.0, whole genome shotgun sequence containing:
- the LOC100278778 gene encoding uncharacterized protein LOC100278778 is translated as MGGEQQLAPAAARVTPRRPMMSFRVPRRLVASRAAGGASPSPPVPAGLKKKKKKVAVARLGGKRRLFGAIRRLRMRWLAVLYRRTLRRLRAYYATAINDLLEGAAAIGSLRGPAGAADCAFGTAFAPVVAVGL